The following are from one region of the Cloacibacterium normanense genome:
- a CDS encoding DUF1016 N-terminal domain-containing protein: MQLNQSIISDIKSIIAQSKDRAIRAVDHQRTLMYWHIGKRIFEEEQEGKDRADYGKYLIKYLSEQLQPEFGSGFSARQLNWYRQFFRTFPIVSALRTQLSWTQYKLLLSFDSEGKKMTNNRLIKRIKEGVKKLKSE; the protein is encoded by the coding sequence ATGCAACTCAACCAATCCATAATATCAGACATAAAATCTATCATCGCTCAGTCAAAAGATAGGGCGATAAGAGCAGTTGACCATCAACGCACACTCATGTATTGGCATATTGGCAAACGTATTTTTGAAGAAGAGCAAGAAGGTAAAGACCGTGCTGATTATGGGAAATACTTAATAAAATATCTTTCAGAACAATTACAACCAGAATTCGGAAGTGGTTTTTCTGCGAGACAATTAAATTGGTATAGACAGTTTTTTCGAACATTTCCAATTGTGTCTGCACTGCGGACACAATTAAGCTGGACACAATATAAATTGCTTTTAAGTTTTGATAGTGAGGGTAAAAAAATGACAAATAATAGATTGATTAAAAGAATTAAGGAAGGAGTCAAAAAATTAAAAAGTGAATAA
- a CDS encoding IS3 family transposase (programmed frameshift) produces the protein METPKKKSTEKFVKDIRKNTRRIFTAEQKILIVMEGLRAETSVVELCRKHNIAQSQFYAWNKEFMEAGKKRLNGDVVREATSDEVSNLRKENTRLKEMVADLVLRYDIVKKSRHAGLTHQYRKYMRLSAGEKYEIIQAVTTSEIGVKRTLESFGIARSTFYKWYQKYLENGYEGLKTTERTSKRQWNSIPEEQKDLVVEIALEHTELSSRELAHKITDEQGVFISESSVYRILKQRDLIPAPNHFLLSAANEFKDKTEFVHQMWQTDFTYFKVIGWGWYYLSTILDDYSRYIIHWEICDSMKAEDVKRTVNTAIEKAKLKSKAKPKLLSDNGSCYVSNELNAYLKDDLKMKQVHGKPMHPQTQGKIERYHRTMKNVVKLNHFYHPEELIEALKKFVENYNNKRYHESLENLTPADVYFGRSEQILEKRRQIKSDSIRKRRQLYFQQKFLNL, from the exons ATGGAAACACCTAAGAAAAAAAGTACTGAAAAATTCGTAAAAGACATTCGTAAAAATACACGAAGGATTTTTACAGCCGAGCAAAAAATTCTCATTGTAATGGAAGGACTTCGTGCAGAGACCTCTGTTGTAGAATTATGTAGAAAACACAACATTGCTCAATCGCAATTCTACGCATGGAACAAAGAGTTTATGGAAGCTGGAAAGAAACGTCTCAACGGAGATGTTGTCCGTGAAGCCACCAGTGATGAAGTTTCTAACTTGAGGAAAGAGAATACCCGATTGAAGGAGATGGTAGCAGATTTGGTTCTACGCTATGACATCGTAAAAAAAAGC AGACATGCTGGATTAACTCATCAATATCGAAAATATATGAGATTATCAGCAGGTGAAAAGTACGAAATTATTCAAGCGGTCACCACAAGTGAGATTGGAGTAAAACGGACCTTAGAAAGCTTTGGGATTGCGAGAAGTACGTTTTACAAATGGTATCAAAAGTATTTAGAAAACGGCTACGAAGGCTTAAAAACGACCGAAAGAACCTCCAAAAGACAATGGAACAGCATACCTGAAGAACAAAAAGATTTGGTAGTAGAAATAGCATTGGAACATACTGAACTTTCCTCAAGAGAACTGGCACACAAAATTACCGATGAGCAAGGTGTTTTCATCTCAGAATCAAGTGTTTACAGGATTTTAAAGCAACGGGATTTAATCCCGGCACCAAATCATTTTCTTCTTTCAGCAGCAAATGAATTTAAAGACAAGACCGAATTCGTGCATCAAATGTGGCAAACTGATTTTACTTATTTCAAAGTTATCGGTTGGGGCTGGTACTATCTGAGCACCATTTTGGATGATTATAGTCGCTATATTATCCACTGGGAAATCTGCGATTCGATGAAAGCAGAAGACGTGAAAAGAACTGTGAATACCGCAATTGAAAAAGCAAAATTGAAGTCTAAAGCCAAACCAAAATTACTTTCAGACAATGGTTCTTGCTATGTGTCAAACGAACTCAATGCCTATCTGAAAGATGATTTGAAGATGAAACAGGTACATGGGAAGCCTATGCACCCACAAACCCAAGGGAAAATTGAAAGATACCATAGAACGATGAAAAATGTGGTAAAACTGAATCATTTTTACCATCCTGAAGAACTTATCGAAGCTTTAAAGAAATTCGTGGAAAACTACAATAATAAACGATATCACGAATCTTTGGAAAACCTTACGCCAGCGGATGTATACTTCGGAAGATCTGAACAGATTTTGGAAAAAAGAAGACAAATAAAATCGGATTCTATCCGTAAAAGAAGACAATTGTATTTTCAACAAAAATTTCTAAATTTATAA
- a CDS encoding heavy metal translocating P-type ATPase has protein sequence MEHKHKYDAQGKQICCSPQEAKINEKADEKLVQQEGAKALPVIEEKTRERHFKGDGHFHGTRFKEELDHDHSNEHSDDDGHDHSHDENKSTLQMFLPAIISFVLLMIAIAFDNWLPQSWFTGWVRAVWYIIAYAPVGFPVIKEAFESIRKGDVFSEFLLMSIATIGAFVIGEYPEGVAVMLFYAVGEVFQTLAVTRAKANIKTLLDQRPDEVTILENNQPKTVKAETVNIGNIIQLKPGEKLGLDGELLSETASFNTAALTGESKPDTKTKGETVLAGMINLKTVAQVKVTTAYTDSKLSKILELVQNATAQKAPTELFIRKFAKIYTPIVVLLAVLITVVPYFFVDNYLFSQWLYRALVFLVISCPCALVISIPLGYFGGIGAASKNGILFKGSNFLDAIANIQNVVMDKTGTMTEGVFKVQEVILKSEFSKDEILKMVNALESQSTHPVATAIHQYVGEIDHSIKLENVEEIAGHGLKAIVNGKELLVGNFKLMDKFNIVYDLDPSTIVYTLIAIAYDGKFAGYITIADSIKEDAQITIDKLKTLGVKTTMLSGDKSTVVKFVADKLGINNAFGDLLPEDKVNKVKEIKTKNETVAFVGDGVNDAPVVALSDVGMAMGGLGSDATIETADVVIQDDRPSKIPMAINIGKQTKKIVWQNIALAFGVKAIVLVLGAGGLATMWEAVFADVGVALLAILNAVRIQRMKF, from the coding sequence ATGGAACACAAACATAAATACGATGCACAAGGCAAGCAAATTTGCTGTTCGCCGCAGGAAGCAAAAATAAATGAAAAAGCCGATGAAAAATTGGTGCAGCAGGAAGGTGCCAAAGCCTTACCCGTTATTGAAGAAAAAACAAGAGAGCGCCACTTCAAAGGCGATGGTCATTTTCACGGTACAAGGTTCAAAGAAGAATTAGACCACGACCACAGCAACGAACATTCAGACGATGATGGACACGACCATAGCCACGATGAAAATAAGTCCACCCTTCAAATGTTCTTGCCTGCAATCATTTCATTCGTGCTATTGATGATTGCTATTGCTTTTGATAATTGGCTACCGCAATCCTGGTTTACAGGTTGGGTAAGAGCTGTTTGGTATATAATAGCTTATGCACCAGTCGGATTTCCTGTAATTAAAGAAGCATTTGAGAGCATCCGCAAAGGCGATGTTTTTTCAGAATTTTTATTGATGAGCATTGCCACCATCGGAGCTTTTGTCATTGGCGAATATCCCGAAGGTGTTGCCGTTATGCTGTTTTACGCCGTTGGCGAAGTGTTCCAAACATTAGCCGTAACAAGAGCCAAAGCCAACATTAAAACCCTGCTCGACCAAAGACCCGATGAAGTAACGATTTTAGAAAATAACCAACCTAAAACTGTAAAAGCAGAAACCGTCAACATCGGCAATATCATTCAATTAAAACCCGGAGAAAAATTAGGATTGGATGGCGAATTGTTATCCGAAACTGCATCATTCAATACCGCCGCATTGACTGGAGAAAGCAAGCCAGACACCAAAACCAAAGGCGAAACTGTTTTAGCAGGAATGATAAATTTAAAGACCGTTGCACAGGTAAAAGTAACCACAGCATATACCGATAGCAAGCTCTCAAAGATTTTGGAATTGGTACAAAACGCTACTGCTCAAAAAGCACCAACAGAGTTATTCATCAGAAAATTTGCAAAAATTTACACACCAATTGTGGTGTTATTAGCAGTGCTTATTACTGTAGTTCCTTACTTTTTTGTTGATAATTATTTGTTCAGTCAATGGTTATACAGAGCATTGGTTTTCCTTGTTATTTCTTGTCCTTGTGCTTTGGTTATAAGTATTCCTTTAGGATATTTTGGTGGAATTGGTGCCGCTTCTAAAAATGGAATTTTATTTAAAGGAAGCAATTTCTTAGACGCCATCGCTAATATCCAAAATGTAGTGATGGATAAAACAGGAACAATGACAGAAGGCGTTTTCAAAGTGCAAGAAGTAATATTAAAATCAGAATTTAGTAAAGACGAAATCTTGAAAATGGTCAACGCTTTGGAAAGTCAAAGCACGCATCCAGTTGCTACCGCAATCCATCAATATGTCGGCGAAATAGACCATTCTATAAAATTAGAAAATGTAGAAGAAATTGCGGGTCACGGATTAAAAGCTATCGTTAACGGAAAAGAGTTATTGGTAGGAAACTTTAAACTGATGGATAAATTTAATATTGTTTATGATTTAGACCCAAGTACAATTGTTTACACCCTAATCGCCATTGCTTATGATGGAAAATTTGCAGGCTACATTACCATTGCCGACAGCATCAAAGAAGATGCACAGATTACGATTGACAAACTAAAAACATTAGGCGTAAAAACTACAATGTTGAGTGGAGATAAAAGCACCGTGGTAAAATTTGTTGCTGATAAATTGGGAATTAATAATGCCTTCGGCGACTTGTTGCCAGAAGACAAAGTAAATAAAGTAAAAGAAATAAAAACCAAAAACGAAACCGTAGCATTTGTTGGCGATGGAGTGAATGATGCGCCTGTAGTAGCTTTGAGCGACGTAGGTATGGCAATGGGCGGTTTAGGAAGTGATGCCACCATCGAAACGGCGGATGTAGTGATACAAGACGACAGACCGAGTAAAATACCTATGGCAATTAATATTGGAAAACAAACTAAAAAAATAGTTTGGCAAAACATAGCTTTAGCATTCGGAGTAAAAGCTATTGTACTAGTTTTAGGAGCTGGGGGCTTAGCGACTATGTGGGAAGCTGTTTTTGCCGATGTTGGGGTTGCCTTATTGGCTATACTAAACGCAGTAAGAATACAACGGATGAAATTTTAA
- a CDS encoding methyltransferase family protein: MKVLIALLFVAVFIYSFSDKIYQYLVPISYLMKDVFLIIGLILIHFSLLWISVAQYQMSNSWRVGIDENNKTELITKGLFSYSRNPIFLGMIISVAGIFFILPNTLTFFLMLTTYIVIQIQIRLEEEFLEKQHGEQYLIYKKTTKRLL; the protein is encoded by the coding sequence ATGAAGGTATTGATAGCATTGCTCTTCGTTGCGGTATTCATCTATTCGTTCAGCGATAAAATATATCAATATTTAGTGCCGATTTCTTATTTAATGAAAGACGTGTTTTTAATCATTGGATTAATTCTGATACACTTTTCATTACTATGGATTTCTGTAGCGCAATATCAAATGAGTAACAGTTGGCGTGTCGGTATTGATGAAAATAACAAAACCGAATTAATCACAAAAGGATTATTCTCTTACAGCCGGAACCCGATTTTTTTGGGAATGATAATCAGTGTTGCAGGAATATTTTTTATACTACCCAATACACTTACATTTTTCCTGATGCTTACTACCTATATCGTTATTCAAATTCAGATAAGACTGGAAGAAGAGTTTTTGGAAAAACAACACGGAGAACAATATTTAATTTATAAAAAAACAACTAAAAGACTACTCTAA
- a CDS encoding efflux RND transporter periplasmic adaptor subunit, with the protein MKFNIKKITLMTAIAVLLFAFSACKNDKKAEDKSAETKTAGKEEAPHEEETPTIATLTEEQIKTVGIQLGTIEHKELTATIKANGNLKVPNNNKANATSLYGGVIKTLKVQIGDYVRKGQVIATIANPQFIQLQEEYLSTASRITFAEQELARQKELNEGNAGAKKNLQSATAELSSLRTRRASLQQQIQLMGINPGSVSNGNLKSALVVTSPLNGTVSNVFAKIGSYVDVSSPVIEIVDNSSLHLDLQVFEKDLPQVKVGQTIHFTLTNNPTAEYDATVFSIGSSFENESKTIAVHCRVNGNKSGLIDGMNITGIVSLSNVTTPAVPNDAIVNADGKYYIFVQTDKEAEAHHEEGEKEGNHKEGEEKDHKEDKTAKNFEKVEVLKGVSDMGYTAVTFVNEIPANAKIVVKGAFFVNAKLSNAGGHEH; encoded by the coding sequence ATGAAATTCAATATAAAAAAAATCACGTTGATGACAGCCATAGCTGTTTTACTATTTGCTTTTTCTGCCTGTAAAAATGATAAGAAAGCAGAAGATAAATCTGCCGAAACCAAAACTGCAGGAAAAGAAGAAGCACCACACGAGGAAGAAACGCCAACCATTGCCACACTTACCGAAGAACAAATAAAAACGGTAGGCATACAATTAGGCACCATTGAACACAAGGAATTAACAGCAACCATCAAAGCAAACGGAAATCTGAAAGTTCCCAATAACAATAAAGCCAACGCCACTTCTTTGTATGGCGGTGTCATAAAAACGCTGAAAGTTCAAATCGGAGATTATGTAAGAAAAGGTCAGGTAATCGCTACCATTGCCAATCCGCAGTTCATCCAATTGCAGGAAGAATATTTGAGTACAGCAAGCAGAATTACGTTTGCAGAACAGGAATTAGCAAGGCAAAAAGAACTGAATGAAGGCAATGCAGGTGCAAAGAAAAATCTGCAAAGTGCTACTGCCGAATTAAGCAGTTTAAGAACCCGAAGAGCTTCCTTGCAACAGCAGATACAATTAATGGGCATCAATCCAGGTTCGGTATCAAACGGAAATTTAAAATCCGCATTGGTCGTAACCAGTCCGCTGAACGGTACGGTTAGCAACGTTTTTGCCAAAATTGGAAGTTATGTAGATGTTTCTTCGCCGGTTATCGAAATTGTAGATAACAGTTCATTGCATTTAGATTTACAGGTGTTTGAAAAAGATTTACCACAGGTAAAAGTTGGACAAACTATTCATTTTACTTTAACCAATAATCCTACTGCTGAGTATGATGCTACAGTTTTCAGCATTGGTTCATCCTTTGAAAACGAGAGCAAAACCATCGCCGTTCATTGTCGTGTAAATGGTAATAAAAGTGGTTTAATTGATGGAATGAACATCACTGGTATTGTCAGTCTTAGCAATGTAACAACTCCAGCTGTACCCAATGATGCGATTGTAAATGCCGATGGCAAATACTACATTTTTGTACAAACCGACAAAGAAGCAGAAGCCCATCACGAAGAAGGAGAAAAAGAAGGCAACCACAAAGAGGGCGAAGAAAAAGACCATAAAGAAGATAAAACGGCTAAGAATTTTGAAAAGGTAGAAGTGCTAAAAGGCGTATCTGATATGGGTTACACCGCAGTAACATTTGTAAATGAAATTCCTGCCAATGCAAAGATTGTAGTAAAAGGTGCGTTTTTCGTCAATGCAAAACTAAGCAATGCAGGTGGTCACGAACATTAA